A genomic window from Salvia hispanica cultivar TCC Black 2014 chromosome 5, UniMelb_Shisp_WGS_1.0, whole genome shotgun sequence includes:
- the LOC125186105 gene encoding cytochrome P450 71A6-like, giving the protein MIAISHFLAVLLSASILFFFLHKWRRSNSPKPRGRLPPSPPKLPVIGNLHQLSSAPHRSLQSLSRRYGPLMLLHFGKVPVLIASSAEAAREIMKNQDLIFSNRPQFSVASRLFYNNRDMAFAPYGEHWRQIRSICVLHLLSNKRVQSYRGVREEETSLMVDKIRRLGASSKPVNLSDVIQSLTIDVICRVALGKEYSLGSDFKDIFGEFGDLVGILPLWEYIPWLRWMRRFDGLDKRVERAAKKMDRFLEVVIQEHRVRERREGDGGELDFVDILLDFQRENASRTPIEHDTIKATVLDMFVAGTDTTYTTLEWAMTELIRNPETMKTLQNEVREVAGNKDEIDEQDLEKMPYLKAVIKESLRLHSSGPLLLPRELTQDTRVLGYDVASGTRVMINVWAISRDPSLWINPEEFRPERFLEMSVNIRGMHFELTPFGAGRRGCPGITFVMAVDELTLAKLVHKFNFGLPNGAKIKDLDVSESSGVIIHIKCPLFVVATSHVF; this is encoded by the exons ATGATTGCTATCTCACATTTCTTGGCTGTGCTACTCTCCGCATCCATCTtattcttcttcctccacaAATGGCGCCGCAGCAACTCCCCGAAGCCCCGGGGAAGGCTGCCACCTTCTCCCCCAAAGCTCCCTGTCATCGGAAACCTCCACCAGCTGAGCTCAGCCCCCCACAGATCCCTTCAGTCACTCTCCCGCCGCTACGGCCCCCTGATGCTGCTCCACTTCGGCAAGGTTCCTGTTCTCATCGCCTCCTCGGCTGAGGCGGCTCGTGAGATCATGAAAAACCAGGACTTGATCTTCTCAAACAGGCCCCAATTCAGCGTCGCGAGCAGGCTGTTCTACAACAACCGGGATATGGCTTTCGCACCGTATGGAGAACACTGGCGCCAGATCCGCAGCATTTGTGTGCTTCATCTGCTGAGCAACAAAAGGGTTCAATCCTATCGTGGCGTGAGGGAAGAAGAGACTTCCCTCATGGTCGACAAGATCAGAAGGTTGGGTGCATCATCAAAGCCTGTGAACTTGAGCGACGTCATTCAGTCTTTGACGATCGATGTGATTTGTAGGGTGGCGCTTGGAAAAGAGTATAGTTTGGGGAGTGATTTCAAGGATATTTTTGGTGAGTTTGGGGATTTGGTGGGGATTTTACCTTTGTGGGAGTACATTCCATGGTTGAGATGGATGAGAAGGTTTGATGGTTTGGATAAGAGAGTAGAAAGAGCTGCTAAGAAGATGGATAGGTTTTTGGAGGTTGTGATTCAAGAACATAGAGTTAGGGAGAGGAGAGAGGGAGATGGTGGTGAGCTGGATTTTGTTGACATATTGCTTGATTTTCAAAGAGAGAATGCAAGCCGCACCCCTATTGAACATGACACTATCAAAGCTACTGTTTTG GATATGTTTGTTGCAGGAACTGATACTACATATACAACTCTTGAGTGGGCGATGACGGAGCTGATTCGAAATCCAGAAACAATGAAAACATTACAAAATGAAGTGAGAGAAGTAGCTGGAAATAAGGATGAAATTGATGAGCAAGACTTGGAGAAAATGCCTTATCTGAAAGCAGTGATAAAGGAGAGTCTAAGGTTGCATTCGTCGGGGCCATTGTTGCTCCCTCGTGAATTAACTCAAGACACAAGAGTATTGGGCTATGACGTCGCATCTGGTACACGTGTGATGATTAACGTTTGGGCAATTTCTAGGGACCCGTCATTGTGGATAAATCCTGAGGAATTTCGTCCGGAGAGATTCCTTGAAATGAGCGTAAACATTAGAGGTATGCATTTTGAGTTGACTCCGTTTGGAGCAGGCAGGAGGGGTTGCCCTGGTATTACCTTCGTGATGGCGGTGGATGAGCTCACATTAGCCAAGTTGGTACACAAGTTCAATTTTGGATTGCCTAATGGAGCGAAAATTAAGGATTTAGATGTGAGTGAGTCTAGTGGAGTCATAATCCATATAAAGTGTCCTTTGTTTGTTGTAGCGACTTCACATGTTTTTTAG